From Ailuropoda melanoleuca isolate Jingjing chromosome 8, ASM200744v2, whole genome shotgun sequence, a single genomic window includes:
- the LOC100479124 gene encoding olfactory receptor 51E1 encodes MVDPSNNESSATYFILIGLPGWEEAQFWLAFPLCSLYLIALLGNLTIIYIVRTEHSLHEPMYTFLCMLSGLDILISTSSMPKMMAIFWFNSTIIQFDACLLQMFAIHSLSGMESTVLLAMAFDRYVAICHPLRHATVLTLHRVTKIGMAAVVRGTALMAPLPIFIKRLPFCHFNVLSHSYCLHQDVMKLACADIRVNIIYGLIVIISAIGLDSLLISLSYLLILKTVLGLTREAQAKAFGTCVSHVCAVFIFYVPFIGLSMVHRFGKRRDSLLPIIMANIYLLVPPVLNPIVYGVKTKEIRQRILRLFHVTTHTSDP; translated from the coding sequence ATGGTGGACCCCAGTAACAATGAATCCAGtgccacatattttattttaataggccTTCCAGGCTGGGAAGAAGCTCAGTTCTGGTTGGCCTTCCCATTGTGCTCCCTCTACCTTATTGCTCTGCTAGGAAACCTGACAATCATCTACATTGTACGGACTGAGCACAGCCTACATGAACCCATGTATACTTTTCTTTGTATGCTTTCTGGCCTTGACATCCTTATCTCCACTTCATCTATGCCCAAAATGATGGCCATCTTCTGGTTCAATTCCACTATCATCCAATTTGATGCTTGTCTGCTACAGATGTTTGCCATCCACTCCTTATCTGGCATGGAGTCCACGGTACTGCTGGCCATGGCCtttgaccgctatgtggccatttgCCACCCATTACGCCATGCCACTGTGCTAACATTGCATCGTGTTACCAAGATTGGCATGGCTGCTGTGGTACGGGGTACTGCACTTATGGCACCCCTGCCTATTTTCATCAAACGGCTGCCTTTCTGCCACTTCAACGTTCTTTCCCATTCCTACTGCCTACACCAAGATGTCATGAAACTGGCTTGTGCTGACATCCGTGTCAATATCATCTATGGCCTCATTGTCATCATCTCCGCCATTGGCCTGGACTCACTTCTCATCTCTTTGTCATATCTGCTTATCCTCAAGACTGTGTTGGGTTTGACACGTGAAGCCCAAGCAAAGGCATTTGGCACTTGTGTCTCTCATGTATGtgctgttttcatattttatgtccCCTTCATTGGATTATCTATGGTGCACCGTTTTGGCAAGCGGCGTGACTCCCTCCTACCCATCATCATGGCCAACATCTACCTGCTTGTTCCTCCTGTGCTCAACCCTATTGTTTACGGAGTCAAGACAAAGGAGATCCGGCAGCGCATACTTCGTCTTTTCCATGTGACCACCCATACTTCAGATCCCTAG